The genomic segment TTGCGTCTCTCTGGTAAAGTCGTTGACTGGTTGTTTCATCCTGAATAAGCTTTTTTTAGTTGTACTAAGTTGGCATGATAGTTATAAATCTAGAATCACAATTTCCACGGATTTGACATGTCATGAGAATTCCAGAGTTTCTATGGATGATTCAATTGgttaattttgtgatatgtagtCCTCAGTAAAAACTATTTTGTTTGATAAGTATTAGTTTGAAGTTTATCGAAGTAGTTAGTGACTGATAAGCTTGCCCTATTGTTTTTTTGTCAATTACATGTCTGGTATTTATGAGCTGATCCATGAACAAATTTATAGATGTGTATTTGTTCTGAAACTTTTTAATGGCTATATTGTTGTAGCGCTACAAGGTTAGACTGAATGCATTGCTGACCAAGAGTCTGAAAATCATGACTTAACTTCTTAAACTTGGAACTATCATTTTGCCTGCAGGTTTTCCTGTGGGATGTATATAGTTATGTTGATTTTTCATAACCAATATTGCATTCTTACTTTTTTGTATTTATTCTTATCGGTGCTGCAGGTTGCATTACTACCAAGGAGTTGGGAACTGTGATGCGATCACTTGGGCAGAACCCCACTGAGGCAGAACTGCAAGATATGATTAATGAAGTCGATGCTGATGGAAATGGGACCATTGATTTTCCTGAATTCCTTAACCTGATGGCAAGAAAAATGAAGGATACAGACTCTGAGGAGGAGCTTAAAGAGGCATTCAGGGTGTTTGACAAGGATCAGAATGGGTTCATATCTGCAGCCGAGCTGCGCCATGTCATGACAAACCTTGGTGAAAAGCTTACAGATGAGGAAGTCGACGAGATGATCCGCGAAGCTGATGTTGATGGTGATGGGCAGATCAACTACGAGGAGTTCGTCAAAGTCATGATGGCCAAGTAAAGGACCTCTCCAACTATAACCAGGATTTAAAATTGgggtttaaaaaaaaaggaagaaaggaaCAGGGCAGATAAGTTTGCTAAGATATCTATTAATGAATAGGACATCTATGTTTTTATGTTACAAGCTTTTGTTGGATGGTTCTTTGTTTCATGTTTGCATTATTTGGTGGACCGAACCTTAGTATTATGCTTGTTTGCTCTGCTTTTTTGTTCAGTAGTGCTGGGTTGTTAACGTCAATATTTTTATGCTTTGTGC from the Gossypium hirsutum isolate 1008001.06 chromosome D09, Gossypium_hirsutum_v2.1, whole genome shotgun sequence genome contains:
- the LOC121203603 gene encoding calmodulin-7; amino-acid sequence: MADQLTDDQISEFKEAFSLFDKDGDGCITTKELGTVMRSLGQNPTEAELQDMINEVDADGNGTIDFPEFLNLMARKMKDTDSEEELKEAFRVFDKDQNGFISAAELRHVMTNLGEKLTDEEVDEMIREADVDGDGQINYEEFVKVMMAK